The proteins below are encoded in one region of Flavobacterium sp. IMCC34852:
- a CDS encoding SDR family oxidoreductase: MSKVVLITGGSSGIGKAIGEFLFHKGFTVYGTSRNPEKITNSLFPLIALDVRNTESIQHAVEKVISISKRIDVVINNAGVGITGPLEEIPTAEIKNNFETNFFGPIEVIKAVLPQMREQKSGLIINITSIAGYMGLPYRGVYSASKGALEIITEAISMEVKSFGINVVNVAPGDFATNIASGRYHAPVVAGSAYEAPYGNTLKQMDEHVDSGSNPDEMAIAIYQIIQDKNPKLHYKVGAFMQKFSIVLKRILPDRIYESMLMNHYKLKG, from the coding sequence ATGAGCAAAGTAGTTTTAATCACCGGCGGTTCTTCGGGTATTGGCAAAGCCATTGGCGAATTTTTGTTTCACAAAGGGTTTACGGTTTACGGTACAAGCCGAAATCCCGAAAAAATCACCAATTCACTCTTTCCCTTGATTGCTTTGGATGTTCGCAATACCGAAAGCATTCAACACGCCGTTGAAAAAGTAATTTCCATTTCCAAACGAATTGACGTGGTCATCAATAACGCCGGCGTTGGGATTACCGGACCCTTAGAGGAAATTCCGACCGCTGAAATCAAAAATAATTTCGAAACCAATTTTTTTGGCCCCATAGAAGTCATCAAAGCCGTTTTGCCACAAATGCGTGAGCAAAAATCAGGTTTAATCATCAATATTACTTCTATTGCCGGTTATATGGGATTGCCTTATCGTGGGGTATATTCGGCATCAAAAGGCGCTCTGGAAATTATCACCGAAGCCATCAGCATGGAAGTAAAATCGTTTGGGATTAATGTGGTGAATGTTGCCCCCGGCGATTTTGCTACGAATATTGCTTCCGGCAGGTATCATGCACCGGTTGTGGCCGGTTCTGCCTATGAAGCACCTTATGGCAATACCTTGAAACAAATGGATGAGCATGTGGATAGTGGCAGTAATCCTGATGAAATGGCCATCGCTATTTACCAAATCATTCAAGATAAAAATCCGAAATTGCATTATAAAGTCGGGGCATTTATGCAAAAGTTCTCCATCGTTTTGAAAAGAATATTACCCGATAGAATTTACGAAAGCATGTTGATGAATCATTATAAATTAAAGGGTTAA
- a CDS encoding enolase C-terminal domain-like protein has protein sequence MVLSWQIVKFNLKETFAIAYGNYTFREALIVTLQSHGEKGFGECTSIDYYGINLSDFEMILAKVKNQIESQKTNHPTEFYTFLLSLNLPSFLRSALDCAYWDLFGKLEKQSFLALNEINFNQLPESSITISVDSVENQIKKISQSAWSKFKVKCNHFSESDITQLLQLNKNIALDSNGSFTAEECLWLENNQKVSEFTYLEQPMKTGAEQYSVLHSDKYANWMADEDCQDISALNDLVPHYKSINIKLVKCGGLTPALEMIAEARKLGFKIMIGCMTESTIGISAGAVLAPWCDYADLDGANLIANDIAKGTQIVNGKIQLSENHGLGIQLI, from the coding sequence ATGGTTTTATCTTGGCAAATAGTAAAGTTCAATCTCAAAGAAACCTTTGCCATTGCCTATGGAAATTATACTTTCAGAGAAGCCTTAATCGTAACCTTGCAAAGTCATGGCGAAAAGGGTTTTGGCGAATGTACTTCGATAGATTATTACGGTATTAATTTGTCGGATTTTGAAATGATTCTGGCCAAAGTTAAGAACCAAATTGAAAGCCAAAAAACCAATCATCCCACCGAGTTTTATACTTTCCTCTTGTCTTTGAATTTACCGAGTTTTCTGCGTTCCGCTTTAGATTGTGCTTATTGGGATTTGTTTGGAAAACTTGAAAAGCAATCTTTTTTGGCACTCAACGAAATCAATTTTAACCAGCTTCCGGAATCTTCCATCACCATTAGCGTTGATTCAGTCGAAAACCAGATTAAGAAGATATCACAATCGGCTTGGTCTAAGTTTAAAGTCAAGTGCAACCATTTTAGCGAAAGCGATATCACACAATTGCTTCAACTGAATAAAAACATAGCTTTAGATTCCAACGGTAGTTTTACTGCCGAAGAATGTCTTTGGCTCGAGAACAATCAGAAAGTTTCTGAGTTCACTTATTTGGAACAACCCATGAAAACAGGAGCAGAGCAGTATTCCGTTTTGCATTCAGACAAATATGCCAATTGGATGGCGGATGAAGATTGCCAGGATATTTCAGCGCTGAATGATTTGGTGCCGCATTATAAAAGCATCAACATCAAATTAGTAAAATGTGGCGGATTGACTCCGGCGCTTGAAATGATAGCCGAAGCCCGAAAGTTAGGTTTCAAAATCATGATAGGCTGCATGACCGAATCCACCATAGGCATTTCGGCCGGAGCGGTTTTAGCGCCCTGGTGTGATTATGCCGATTTAGACGGCGCCAATTTAATCGCCAACGATATTGCCAAAGGAACTCAGATTGTCAATGGTAAAATTCAGCTAAGCGAAAATCACGGTTTAGGAATACAATTAATCTAA
- a CDS encoding glutaminyl-peptide cyclotransferase produces the protein MKVYNLFITTFLALNIVSCGDSQKEKEGYFSFDENNLKSIYKADETVDFTLLNSENKTIDSVVYFANNERVSSVKGNGKFSLDLNGRKLGYQNIKALIYFEGDTISTTTRVEVAATVTPKLLKYTVVNTYGHDVDAFTEGYEFYQDTLVESTGLKGKSYFAKVDYKTGKAYKKVALDQQYFGEGITVLNDKLYQLTWENGEGFVYDAKTMKKIKSFQYDRKVEGWGMTNDGKMIYHSDGTEKIWTMDPETQKLVDFINVYTSDSKIKAINELEWINGKIYGNIWQKDAIAVINPKSGAVEAVLDLSALRAKVTNKEAEVLNGIAFRKSTNTIFVTGKNWNKTFEIKVSE, from the coding sequence ATGAAAGTTTATAATCTATTCATAACCACTTTTTTAGCTCTAAACATAGTCAGCTGCGGTGATAGTCAAAAAGAAAAAGAAGGCTATTTCTCCTTTGATGAAAACAATTTGAAGTCGATTTACAAAGCCGATGAGACAGTTGATTTCACTTTGTTGAATTCCGAAAACAAAACCATTGATAGCGTGGTTTATTTTGCCAATAACGAAAGAGTCAGTTCGGTTAAAGGCAATGGTAAATTTAGTTTGGATTTGAACGGTAGAAAATTGGGGTACCAAAACATCAAAGCCTTAATATATTTTGAAGGCGATACCATTTCAACTACCACACGTGTGGAAGTTGCGGCGACTGTTACGCCTAAATTATTAAAGTACACTGTGGTCAATACTTATGGTCACGATGTAGATGCTTTTACGGAAGGTTATGAATTTTACCAAGACACTTTAGTAGAAAGCACCGGATTAAAAGGGAAATCCTATTTTGCCAAAGTAGATTATAAAACCGGAAAGGCTTATAAAAAAGTAGCGCTTGACCAACAGTATTTTGGAGAAGGCATCACCGTTTTAAACGATAAATTATACCAACTGACTTGGGAAAATGGTGAAGGTTTTGTGTACGATGCCAAAACGATGAAAAAAATAAAATCGTTCCAATACGACAGAAAAGTGGAAGGTTGGGGAATGACCAACGACGGTAAAATGATTTACCATTCCGACGGTACGGAAAAGATTTGGACCATGGATCCGGAAACCCAAAAATTGGTTGATTTTATCAATGTTTACACCAGCGACAGCAAGATAAAAGCGATTAACGAATTGGAATGGATTAACGGAAAAATCTATGGTAACATTTGGCAGAAAGATGCTATTGCGGTAATCAATCCGAAGAGCGGTGCGGTAGAAGCCGTATTGGATTTATCCGCTTTGCGAGCTAAAGTAACCAACAAAGAAGCGGAAGTGCTCAACGGCATTGCGTTTAGAAAATCGACTAACACCATATTTGTCACCGGTAAAAACTGGAATAAGACTTTTGAAATTAAGGTTAGTGAATAA
- a CDS encoding carboxypeptidase-like regulatory domain-containing protein codes for MMTKINISIPQPCHENWDRMTAVDKGKFCASCQKKVHDFTKASDREIVTAFQQNQNLCGRFLNSQLDRDLVKPKENSPIWLATTATLVSLIGIGTHEVTAQEPVKTEQTDTRMLGKFIITPKPEEIIVSGIVKDATGPLPGANIIIKGTTTLTQTDFNGNFKLKVKKGDILVVDFLGYESKEITVNKTKEEIVVVELDGALTGLIEIKRTFFGRIFHSIGNWFR; via the coding sequence ATGATGACCAAAATAAACATTTCTATTCCGCAACCTTGCCATGAAAATTGGGACCGAATGACTGCTGTTGATAAGGGTAAATTCTGTGCTTCTTGTCAAAAAAAGGTTCACGATTTTACCAAAGCCAGCGACCGTGAAATTGTAACTGCATTTCAACAAAACCAAAATCTTTGCGGTCGGTTTTTAAATTCCCAACTCGACCGTGATTTGGTAAAACCCAAAGAAAACAGCCCGATTTGGTTGGCTACTACGGCTACTTTAGTAAGTTTAATTGGTATCGGAACCCATGAAGTTACTGCTCAGGAACCCGTAAAAACAGAGCAAACCGACACTAGAATGTTGGGTAAATTTATCATTACACCAAAACCAGAAGAAATTATAGTATCCGGAATTGTAAAAGATGCGACCGGTCCGTTACCCGGAGCTAATATTATAATTAAAGGTACAACCACTTTAACACAAACCGATTTTAATGGGAATTTTAAGTTAAAAGTTAAAAAAGGAGATATATTAGTTGTTGATTTTTTAGGCTATGAATCTAAGGAAATCACAGTAAATAAAACCAAAGAAGAAATTGTTGTAGTTGAATTGGATGGAGCTCTTACAGGATTAATTGAAATTAAACGCACTTTCTTTGGTCGCATCTTCCACTCAATTGGTAATTGGTTCCGATAA
- the dnaK gene encoding molecular chaperone DnaK, translating into MGKIIGIDLGTTNSCVAVMEGGEPVVIANAEGKRTTPSVIAFVDGGEIKVGDPAKRQAVTNPTKTIASIKRFMGNKYTESAKEASTVAYKVVKGDNDTPRVDIDGRLYTPQELSAMTLQKMKKTAEDYLGHAVTEAVITVPAYFNDAQRQATKEAGEIAGLKVMRIINEPTAAALAYGLDKAGKDQKIAVYDLGGGTFDISVLELGDGVFEVLSTNGDTHLGGDDFDQVIIDWMANEFNSEEGVDLRKDPMALQRLKEAAEKAKIELSSSTQTEINLPYVTATASGPKHLVKTLTRAKFEQLAESLVKRSMEPVAKALKDAGLSTSDIDEVILVGGSTRIPVIQEQVEKFFGKKPSKGVNPDEVVAIGAAIQGGVLTGDVKDVLLLDVTPLSLGIETMGNVMTKLIEANTTIPTKKSQVFSTAADNQPSVEIHVIQGERTMAADNKTIGRFHLDGIPPAPRGVPQIEVTFDIDANGIIKVSATDKGTGKSHDIRIEASSGLTPEEIERMKKDAEMNAESDRQAKEKADKLNEADSMIFQTEKQLGEFGDKLSEGNKTAIQSALDELKVAFESKDVATIQPALDKINEAWKNASEEMYKAQGDGQAQEAQPQAEAQGDNTQDVEFEEVK; encoded by the coding sequence ATGGGAAAAATTATTGGTATCGACTTAGGTACAACCAACTCTTGTGTGGCCGTTATGGAAGGTGGAGAACCAGTTGTAATTGCTAACGCAGAAGGTAAGAGAACAACACCATCTGTCATTGCTTTTGTTGACGGTGGCGAAATTAAAGTAGGAGATCCTGCGAAAAGACAAGCAGTGACTAACCCAACCAAAACCATAGCGTCTATCAAACGTTTTATGGGAAATAAGTATACAGAAAGTGCTAAAGAAGCTTCTACTGTTGCTTACAAAGTAGTAAAAGGTGACAACGACACGCCACGTGTAGACATTGATGGCAGATTGTACACACCACAAGAATTGTCAGCCATGACACTTCAAAAAATGAAAAAAACAGCGGAAGACTATTTAGGTCACGCGGTAACCGAAGCGGTTATCACAGTTCCGGCGTACTTTAACGACGCGCAACGTCAGGCTACAAAAGAAGCCGGAGAAATTGCCGGTCTTAAAGTAATGCGTATCATCAATGAGCCAACAGCTGCGGCCTTAGCTTATGGATTGGACAAAGCAGGAAAAGACCAAAAAATTGCCGTATACGATTTAGGTGGAGGAACTTTTGATATCTCTGTTCTTGAATTAGGCGACGGTGTTTTCGAAGTATTGTCAACTAACGGTGATACTCACTTAGGAGGAGATGACTTCGACCAAGTAATCATCGATTGGATGGCTAACGAATTCAATAGCGAAGAAGGTGTTGATTTACGTAAAGACCCAATGGCCTTACAACGTTTGAAAGAAGCAGCCGAAAAAGCAAAAATCGAGTTGTCTTCCTCTACACAAACTGAAATCAATTTGCCTTATGTTACGGCTACTGCTTCAGGTCCGAAACACTTAGTAAAAACATTAACTCGTGCTAAATTCGAGCAATTGGCGGAAAGCTTGGTAAAACGTTCTATGGAACCTGTTGCCAAAGCCTTAAAAGATGCCGGTTTATCGACTTCAGATATCGACGAAGTAATCTTGGTTGGTGGTTCTACCAGAATCCCGGTTATCCAAGAGCAAGTAGAGAAATTCTTTGGTAAAAAACCATCAAAAGGAGTAAATCCGGATGAAGTAGTAGCGATTGGTGCTGCGATTCAAGGTGGTGTTTTAACCGGTGATGTAAAAGATGTATTGTTGCTAGACGTTACGCCTTTATCATTAGGAATTGAAACTATGGGGAATGTAATGACCAAATTAATTGAGGCCAATACCACTATCCCAACCAAAAAATCACAAGTATTCTCTACGGCAGCTGACAATCAGCCAAGTGTTGAAATCCACGTGATTCAAGGAGAAAGAACGATGGCGGCAGACAACAAAACCATCGGTCGTTTCCACTTAGACGGTATTCCGCCGGCCCCAAGAGGTGTGCCTCAAATTGAAGTAACTTTCGACATCGATGCCAATGGTATCATTAAAGTGTCGGCTACCGATAAAGGAACCGGAAAATCACACGACATCCGTATCGAAGCGTCTTCAGGATTGACTCCGGAAGAAATCGAAAGAATGAAAAAAGATGCCGAAATGAACGCGGAGTCTGACAGACAAGCTAAAGAAAAAGCAGACAAGTTAAACGAAGCAGACAGTATGATTTTCCAAACCGAAAAACAATTGGGCGAGTTCGGTGATAAATTATCTGAAGGCAACAAAACCGCTATCCAATCGGCTTTAGACGAATTGAAAGTGGCTTTCGAATCCAAAGATGTAGCGACTATCCAACCGGCTTTAGACAAAATCAACGAAGCGTGGAAAAATGCTTCCGAAGAAATGTACAAAGCACAAGGCGATGGTCAAGCTCAAGAAGCTCAGCCACAAGCAGAAGCCCAAGGTGATAACACTCAAGATGTAGAATTCGAAGAAGTGAAGTAA
- a CDS encoding carboxypeptidase-like regulatory domain-containing protein, which yields MTLIFLLLFCCASQDDATPAYNISGSVYDDNNYGIPNIKVYYSDEAFVVTDAQGKFQIEAVNGEVNLTPQDPSYTFTPNAITISEESNGIIFYGEPVNDEIPNSTAVYEWFCQMQLANGLVETTENGNLVSLYDNALAALVFIAKGDRLKAEKIFNYFNGRISTELNAGTGGFAQFRNAAGVPNGPRWMGDNCWLLIALNNYEAKYNSTAYSNLQNHLETWIRSLQNPNGSLNAGYDDNGLINNQVTEGMIDAYNAILGYDTFHYQLLAFLEQDRWEASSQLLLAYPNNYHQFALDNFSWGYCAFENFPNSTLQNSEALFLTSKPVPTTGEIVTGFCFDIDRDTVWFEGTGEMVVAFQKAGMISQANYYLAQMEKGLVNSSLYPNTKGIPYVTNLGTGYGSGFLWTGADIKPHVSSSAWYLFGMLHFDPMAIGYSKNCPISDRFWVD from the coding sequence ATGACCTTAATTTTTTTATTATTGTTCTGTTGTGCGAGTCAAGATGATGCTACTCCTGCCTATAATATTTCGGGTTCGGTTTATGACGATAATAATTATGGTATTCCCAATATCAAAGTGTATTACTCTGACGAGGCTTTTGTGGTCACTGATGCTCAAGGGAAATTTCAAATAGAGGCTGTAAATGGAGAAGTCAATCTGACACCACAAGATCCATCCTACACATTTACGCCCAATGCAATAACCATATCGGAAGAAAGCAATGGAATTATATTTTATGGCGAACCGGTTAATGATGAAATACCTAATTCCACCGCTGTTTATGAATGGTTCTGTCAAATGCAATTGGCTAATGGATTGGTGGAAACCACTGAAAATGGAAATTTAGTTTCTCTTTATGATAATGCCTTAGCAGCTTTGGTTTTTATAGCCAAAGGAGACCGACTAAAGGCAGAAAAGATCTTCAATTATTTTAATGGCCGTATTTCAACTGAACTTAATGCAGGAACTGGTGGTTTTGCTCAATTCAGAAATGCTGCCGGAGTTCCAAATGGTCCCAGATGGATGGGTGACAATTGTTGGCTTTTGATTGCTTTGAACAATTACGAAGCTAAATACAATAGTACTGCCTACAGTAATTTGCAAAATCATTTGGAAACATGGATTAGATCGCTTCAAAATCCTAATGGTAGTTTGAATGCCGGTTATGATGATAATGGTTTAATTAATAATCAAGTAACTGAAGGAATGATTGATGCTTACAATGCTATTTTGGGTTATGATACTTTCCATTACCAATTGTTAGCTTTTTTGGAACAAGACCGATGGGAAGCATCCAGCCAATTGCTTTTGGCTTATCCTAATAATTACCACCAATTTGCCTTAGATAATTTCTCTTGGGGTTATTGTGCCTTTGAGAATTTCCCTAACAGTACTTTGCAAAATAGCGAAGCACTCTTCTTAACGAGCAAACCGGTTCCAACAACGGGTGAAATTGTAACGGGCTTTTGTTTTGATATTGACAGAGATACAGTTTGGTTCGAAGGCACCGGAGAAATGGTTGTTGCTTTTCAAAAGGCAGGAATGATTTCACAAGCTAATTATTATTTGGCCCAAATGGAAAAAGGATTGGTCAATAGTAGTTTGTATCCCAATACTAAAGGAATTCCTTATGTAACTAATTTAGGAACCGGTTATGGATCAGGGTTTTTATGGACCGGCGCCGACATCAAACCTCATGTATCTTCGAGCGCATGGTATCTTTTTGGGATGCTTCATTTTGATCCTATGGCAATAGGCTATTCTAAAAATTGCCCAATTTCCGATCGTTTTTGGGTTGATTAG
- the rho gene encoding transcription termination factor Rho, protein MFDISALKEMKLSELQEIAKLAKTIKVTGAKKDTLIAQILEHQSKAVAAEQPQVTSDSSDSKPVKQKPTDNKTKRARITPESKKAPENNQSDLFANEEPVAVEEKPAFENKNPKFKKPFDKKKNNNAPIASPQPTDSGAEVSEKPAVEDPSDSEQAQQTEANPNQNQEGNREPKHKHQNQNGNGNGNHNNPNFKGKKQNNFRDADYEFDGIIESEGVLEMMPDGYGFLRSSDYNYLASPDDIYLSTSQIRLFGLKTGDTVKGVVRPPKEGEKFFPLVRVLKINGHDPQVVRDRVSFEHLTPIFPKEKFNIADKQASVSTRVIDLFSPIGKGQRGMIVAQPKTGKTMLLKDIANAIAANHPEVYLIVLLIDERPEEVTDMQRSVRGEVIASTFDREPSEHVKIANIVLEKSKRLVECGHDVVILLDSITRLARAYNTVQPASGKVLSGGVDANALQKPKRFFGAARNVENGGSLSIIATALTETGSKMDEVIFEEFKGTGNMELQLDRKIANRRIFPAIDLTSSSTRRDDLLLDEKTLQRMWILRKFLADMNPVEAMDTINDKIKKTRNNDEFLISMND, encoded by the coding sequence ATGTTTGATATTTCCGCCTTAAAAGAAATGAAGCTTTCTGAGCTTCAAGAGATTGCCAAGTTGGCAAAAACCATCAAAGTTACCGGTGCCAAAAAAGATACGCTCATTGCGCAAATTTTGGAGCACCAAAGCAAAGCTGTTGCCGCAGAGCAACCCCAAGTTACCTCAGATTCGAGCGATAGCAAACCAGTAAAGCAAAAACCAACCGACAATAAAACCAAGAGAGCCCGAATTACACCTGAATCTAAGAAAGCTCCGGAAAACAATCAAAGTGATTTGTTTGCCAATGAAGAACCTGTAGCAGTAGAAGAAAAACCGGCTTTCGAAAATAAGAACCCTAAGTTCAAAAAACCTTTCGATAAAAAGAAAAACAATAATGCCCCAATAGCTTCACCGCAACCAACCGATAGTGGAGCAGAAGTTTCCGAAAAACCCGCTGTTGAAGACCCAAGCGATAGCGAACAGGCACAGCAGACAGAAGCCAATCCAAACCAAAATCAGGAAGGCAACCGAGAGCCAAAACACAAACACCAAAACCAAAACGGTAATGGTAACGGCAACCACAACAACCCCAATTTTAAAGGAAAAAAACAAAATAACTTTCGCGATGCCGATTATGAATTTGACGGGATTATAGAAAGTGAAGGCGTTTTAGAAATGATGCCCGACGGGTATGGTTTCCTGCGTTCTTCGGATTATAACTACTTAGCGTCTCCGGATGATATTTATTTATCGACTTCACAAATCAGATTATTCGGTTTGAAAACCGGTGATACCGTAAAAGGAGTAGTACGTCCGCCAAAAGAAGGAGAAAAATTCTTCCCATTGGTTAGGGTTTTAAAAATTAACGGACATGATCCGCAAGTAGTTAGAGACCGAGTTTCTTTCGAACACTTAACGCCAATTTTCCCAAAAGAAAAATTCAACATAGCCGATAAACAAGCTAGTGTTTCTACCAGAGTAATCGATTTGTTTTCACCCATCGGGAAAGGACAACGTGGTATGATAGTGGCGCAGCCGAAAACCGGTAAAACTATGTTGTTAAAAGATATTGCCAATGCTATTGCGGCCAATCATCCTGAAGTTTATTTGATAGTTTTACTAATTGATGAACGTCCGGAAGAGGTTACCGATATGCAACGCAGTGTTCGTGGTGAAGTAATTGCTTCTACTTTCGACAGAGAACCATCGGAACACGTTAAAATTGCCAATATTGTTTTAGAGAAATCCAAGCGTTTGGTAGAATGCGGTCACGATGTGGTAATTTTATTGGATTCGATTACGCGTTTGGCCAGAGCTTACAATACAGTACAACCGGCATCCGGTAAAGTATTATCGGGTGGAGTGGATGCCAATGCGCTGCAAAAACCAAAACGTTTCTTCGGTGCCGCTCGTAATGTAGAAAACGGTGGTTCATTGAGTATTATCGCCACAGCTTTAACCGAAACCGGTTCAAAAATGGACGAAGTAATCTTCGAAGAATTTAAAGGAACAGGTAACATGGAGTTGCAATTGGACAGAAAAATTGCCAACCGCAGAATATTCCCGGCTATCGATTTGACTTCGTCAAGTACGCGTCGTGATGATTTGTTATTAGACGAGAAAACACTTCAAAGAATGTGGATTCTCCGCAAGTTCTTAGCCGATATGAATCCGGTAGAGGCGATGGATACAATTAATGATAAGATTAAGAAAACCCGAAATAACGATGAGTTCCTCATTTCGATGAATGACTAA
- a CDS encoding DUF4293 family protein, whose product MMFRVQTYYLLASLIITGILPFVFPLWNEASGKSFYFMMDIAYTALFGLSSTLSLLSILSHAKRQQQFVMGRLNMILNLILLGLLVYRTLTASGETAVSEKGVGMFLPIFSIVLLVLANKAIKKDEDLVKSVDRLR is encoded by the coding sequence ATTATGTTTAGAGTACAGACTTATTATTTACTGGCCAGCCTAATCATTACAGGTATTTTACCTTTTGTATTCCCGTTGTGGAATGAGGCTTCAGGTAAATCTTTCTATTTTATGATGGATATTGCTTACACCGCGTTATTCGGGTTGAGCAGTACATTGTCGTTATTGAGCATTTTATCTCACGCAAAAAGACAACAGCAATTTGTCATGGGCAGATTGAATATGATATTGAATTTAATTTTATTAGGATTATTGGTGTATCGAACGCTAACTGCATCTGGAGAAACCGCGGTTTCTGAGAAAGGTGTTGGGATGTTCCTACCTATTTTTTCTATCGTACTTTTGGTTTTGGCCAACAAAGCCATCAAAAAGGATGAAGATCTCGTAAAATCTGTGGATCGATTGCGATAA
- a CDS encoding metallophosphoesterase family protein, producing the protein MKKILLLSDTHSHIDEAILKYVRQADEVWHAGDIGDLKVTDAIKALKPLRCVYGNIDNDQARMEFPLNNRFFCEEVDVWITHIGGYPGKYNQAIRTEIQNNPPKLFICGHSHILKVQFDKKLNLLHMNPGACGIYGFHQVRTMLRFEIEGFKIQNLEIVELGNR; encoded by the coding sequence TTGAAAAAAATCCTGTTGCTTTCTGATACCCACAGCCATATTGATGAGGCTATTTTGAAGTATGTCCGTCAAGCCGATGAAGTCTGGCATGCCGGAGATATTGGTGATTTGAAAGTGACGGATGCGATTAAAGCGCTAAAGCCGTTGCGTTGCGTTTACGGCAATATTGATAATGACCAAGCGCGTATGGAATTTCCGTTGAACAATCGCTTTTTTTGTGAAGAGGTTGATGTTTGGATTACCCACATAGGCGGTTATCCGGGAAAATACAATCAGGCGATTCGAACAGAGATTCAAAACAATCCCCCGAAATTATTCATTTGCGGTCATTCGCATATACTCAAAGTCCAATTTGACAAAAAACTTAATTTGTTGCACATGAATCCCGGGGCTTGCGGTATTTATGGCTTTCATCAGGTAAGAACAATGCTACGTTTTGAAATTGAGGGTTTCAAAATTCAGAATTTAGAAATAGTAGAATTGGGAAATCGATAG
- the truA gene encoding tRNA pseudouridine(38-40) synthase TruA, which produces MRYFIELAYKGTHYHGWQYQPDAVSVQETLNKALSVLLKKEIDIVGAGRTDTGVHAKKMYAHFDFETEIDAPKLVHKLNSFLPKDIVIFNIIKVHDDAHARFDATKRTYEYHIHTFKDAFETDGSWLHQLPLDLNKMNEACQILFKHNDFECFSKTHSDVRTFNCVIFEAHWQQNGNKLVFTIAADRFLRNMVRAIVGTMINIGLGKITLADFEKIIESKDRGQAGFSVPAHGLYLTQIDYDYIK; this is translated from the coding sequence TTGAGATATTTTATCGAATTAGCTTATAAAGGAACCCATTACCACGGCTGGCAATACCAACCCGATGCTGTTTCCGTTCAAGAAACCCTGAATAAAGCTTTATCCGTATTGCTAAAAAAAGAAATTGATATCGTTGGTGCCGGACGCACTGATACCGGTGTTCATGCCAAAAAAATGTACGCACACTTCGACTTTGAAACGGAAATCGACGCACCCAAATTGGTCCACAAACTCAATTCTTTTCTACCCAAAGACATTGTCATTTTTAATATCATAAAAGTTCATGACGATGCTCATGCCCGATTTGACGCGACCAAAAGAACCTACGAATACCACATTCATACTTTTAAGGATGCTTTTGAAACTGATGGAAGTTGGTTGCACCAATTGCCTTTGGATTTGAACAAAATGAATGAAGCGTGTCAAATTCTTTTTAAGCATAATGATTTTGAATGCTTTTCTAAAACGCATTCCGATGTCAGAACGTTTAATTGTGTTATTTTTGAAGCACATTGGCAACAAAACGGAAACAAATTGGTTTTCACCATAGCCGCCGATAGATTTTTACGCAATATGGTTCGCGCCATTGTAGGAACCATGATTAATATTGGTTTAGGCAAAATAACCTTAGCCGATTTTGAAAAAATAATAGAAAGCAAAGACCGTGGACAAGCCGGATTTTCAGTTCCTGCGCATGGTTTATATTTAACCCAAATTGATTACGACTATATAAAATAA